The Mycteria americana isolate JAX WOST 10 ecotype Jacksonville Zoo and Gardens chromosome 2, USCA_MyAme_1.0, whole genome shotgun sequence genome contains the following window.
AGAATGAAGATAATGCCACAGCCCGTGCAAAAGGTCCAGATGCATGCAATAATAAGCCCTGATCTTTTCACTGTCATGATGTTGTGATAACGCAGGGCATAGAAGATAGTGATATACCTGTCTACTGCTATAGCCAACAAACTGCACATGGAAGCCACCACAGATATGCAGATCATTGAATCAAAGACATTGTCTATATGACGGACAAAGGCATCTTCCATAATTATGTGTCTATTGTTTATTAAGTATATCGTTATGGTCTCCCAGGCATTAGACACACTAACCAGCATGTCAGCCACTGctaaactgcaaacaaaaaaatacatggGTGAATGCAAGTTCTTGTTCTTAACTATTGCACATATAACTAAGATATTTTCAAGGAGGCTTACAATGCCCAGAGTTAGGAACACCTCAGCCGCAATGACCACTTGCTCACATGGCGATGACTTGCTCTTGACAGTAGGCACAGTAAAGTTGCTGCCAAAGGCACTCAGGTTTAGTTCAGAAACATACAGTTGAGAGGATGTGTTCATCTCTGGAAGCAAACGCGTTCTGTTCTTTCTGAGGGACTTGCCAAGGAGTGCGGTAAATGCATTTTCCAAAAGGCAAAAGACCCTGCCAAAAAAAATATAGCATGACGAGAACAGGCAGAAGTTGATAAAACAAATATCACccatttctgtttaatttggCTTGTACACATCCTGCCTCTTCCACACCATATTCCTCTACTGATCCTAAATTAACCTCCGATTGGCTCAGAGTTTCTCTACCCATCCTTAGTGGgaaattaaaaccacaaactAACGAAGAGATTCATGCACTCTTCATTCATAGTTTTGTTTATTCTATTCAGTCCCCCAGAAGTGAGCACAATGTCCTGGAAATTCTGCTGAACACCAAACAACAAACAGTTTTCAAAGTCTCAGTTCTCAGACCCCAGAAATGCAGGAGAACATAGCATTAGGTTCAGCAGAACCTGCTCACTTGAATACAATATATAGACGTTTGAATTGTTGCCACAATTAAGAATTGAACATTTTCAGTAAAggatttaaatgctttcctgaccTTTGTACTTCTTTAGTTCGCATGAACTGTGTTATGAACAGCTTATCTGTGCAATACTAACGTGCTCACTTAAGAGCATAGTGGTAAACACCTAACCAAGGCAAATCCATACATTTCAGGATACACTGAGGTTACAGAATTGGTATGGGTGGAATTCTGtcataaaaataagttttctatTCCAGATCGTCAGTATTTTATTCAATGCTCTTTTGGTAATGACAATATTCAGGGCAAGTTGTAAGCTGTCGGATTCTTAATAAGGGGAACACTTAAAGCTGATTGTCAGTGACTTGttgcaaataaaattcaaagcatATCAAGCTAaatcattttcagtttttaaaagtaacCTTTTGTTTGCAATCAAGAATTAACTGTACCTATTTACCAGAGCTGCTCCTTCAGCTGCTCTTCCTCTTCGTCGCCTGCAATCTTTCCTCCAGAGAGCAGAAGTTTCAGCCCTCCTCCTCACCCGACATCTGGAGCTGGGGACTCTTTGGTGGGAATGGATGACAAAAATAGAGGAAAAGGAATGAGTAAATCCATAGAGTCAAGGCTGACCACGTATAAATTACTTACTGTGCAACTGCCTTTTTATAGACTCCAAGCAATAATGACTTCAGTACTCAAACTGTGGCTCCTCCTCCCCTTTGCCCCTCTGAACTTCTCTTTTCACAGATTTTGTTAGCAAAGGCTTGGGTTTTTACCACCATCTAGTGGTCTTCTCTTGTCCTTCTAAGTGAACAGTGATTCTGATCTAAAATTCATTATGagctttttaaaagattaaagggGGAAATGCAGTAGGCCTGctcctttccaaaagcatttcgtttttgttttctctgctgttgctAGTACGCACTGACAAGAAGTTCCTACTGCAAAGTACTCCAAAAGAAGTAAGGGCAGAGACTGTTATTGAAGTGGGAGTCTTATTACTGTTATAAGCATTTGTCTTATATTCACAGCTATAATTTTGCAAGAATAAGAGCCACACTGTTACAAAACTCATAGAACATACAGTCAAGCCTGTCACACCACTAATAGAAGATATAAGTCAAGTAATTTGTGtgaaaaaatagaacaaataaACGGTTGTGTTCCAGTCCCCTTGCTAGAATAGAGATTTTGATGCAGACATGGAAGGAGTACACGGCGCATCGTGCTGGGAGCCAGGGCTTCCCGAGATGGATGTGAATTCCCCCAGGTTTCACAGGGTCTAAGAGCTGGGAAACTCAGTGCTCAGTTTTGCAATGGTTGAAGTCCGTCTGTGAGTCTAGCAGTCAGGCAGTCCATGCTCATTCTGGGCCTTACCCAAAAGGTGACAAAATCAGCGAGAGTCTTTTCTTCAGCAAAGGGGTTCTGCTTCCACGCACAGACCGAAGAATGCAAAGCACATACCTTCCCGACACTACCAAATGCCCTTTTGTTACCTGCTAACCAGCCAGTCCAATACCATGCAGGATTTGAAGTTAGCTTGAGATAAAAAGTCTCTGCCTCTCCAAATCACCACCTTTCCACAAATTAAGgggttgggggggttgttttgtgcTTTATATAACAGcttcaaatgcttatttttaacctATAGCGTTTTTCTTAAAGAATCgccaccaacaaaaacaaactttATTGCTGTATCCtgtgcctttttttgtgtttcagtgttCAATAGGCctcaaatgcttatttttaacctatagcatttttcttaaagaatcac
Protein-coding sequences here:
- the MC5R gene encoding melanocortin receptor 5, whose protein sequence is MNTSSQLYVSELNLSAFGSNFTVPTVKSKSSPCEQVVIAAEVFLTLGIVSLLENILVICAIVKNKNLHSPMYFFVCSLAVADMLVSVSNAWETITIYLINNRHIIMEDAFVRHIDNVFDSMICISVVASMCSLLAIAVDRYITIFYALRYHNIMTVKRSGLIIACIWTFCTGCGIIFILYYESTYVIICLITMFFTMLFLMVSLYIHMFLLARTHVKKIAALPGYNSVRQRTSMKGAITLTMLLGIFIVCWAPFFLHLILMISCPQNLYCVCFMSHFNMYLILIMCNSVIDPLIYAFRSQEMRKTFKEIICCYSLRMVCGLSNKY